A part of Aegilops tauschii subsp. strangulata cultivar AL8/78 chromosome 2, Aet v6.0, whole genome shotgun sequence genomic DNA contains:
- the LOC109759471 gene encoding uncharacterized protein, translating to MAGIVNKEFAELAQTGLNYLSWSSDCEIFLQGKSLLRAIGKGTQLAPTDPKFETENAQALHFLRHHLSPTLKDEYMAERSASGLWTALKQRFERLKYTVKPRAEAEWIRLRFADFKTAGEYNSALHRICTTLRLCGTEITDTQKFEKTLSTFHPDAVQSSRNYRQGNYTRYSELIDVLQVAEAQDEVLKKNFVAQPLGGSSRQEVNTLKVRKPQQKKRGRKGKKKGP from the coding sequence ATGGCCGGAATTGTCAACAAGGAGTTTGCTGAGTTGGCCCAGACAGGGCTGAACTACCTGTCATGGTCCTCGGACTGCGAGATCTTTCTCCAAGGCAAAAGCCTCCTGAGGGCGATCGGTAAGGGGACCCAGCTGGCCCCCACTGATCCCAAGTTCGAAACTGAGAATGCCCAGGCTCTGCATTTTCTCCGTCATCACCTGTCACCTACTCTGAAAGATGAGTATATGGCTGAGCGGAGTGCTTCTGGCCTTTGGACTGCTCTCAAGCAGCGGTTTGAGCGGCTGAAGTACACTGTAAAGCCACGTGCAGAGGCAGAGTGGATCCGTCTGAGGTTTGCGGACTTCAAGACGGCTGGGGAGTACAATTCGGCTCTGCACCGGATTTGTACGACTCTTCGGTTGTGTGGTACTGAGATTACCGACACCCAGAAGTTTGAGAAAACCCTATCCACTTTCCACCCCGACGCGGTCCAGTCCTCACGGAACTACCGCCAGGGAAACTACACGAGGTATTCAGAGTTGATTGACGTCCTCCAGGTGGCGGAGGCGCAGGACGAGGTTTTGAAAAAGAACTTTGTCGCGCAACCACTTGGGGGGAGTTCTCGTCAGGAGGTGAACACTCTCAAAGTCCGCAAGCCTCAACAGAAGAAGAGGGGCCGCAAGGGCAAGAAGAAGGGCCCTTAG